In Zygosaccharomyces rouxii strain CBS732 chromosome F complete sequence, a single window of DNA contains:
- the SEC1 gene encoding Sec1p (similar to uniprot|P30619 Saccharomyces cerevisiae YDR164C SEC1 Sm-like protein involved in docking and fusion of exocytic vesicles through binding to assembled SNARE complexes at the membrane localization to sites of secretion (bud neck and bud tip) is dependent on SNARE function) encodes MSDLIELQRNNLLSLLSEVQTPHNVKFLVIDVEVEKFLSYLFSNPGELLRHVTGVDRIDSPNRKGQSSVEAVYLLKPNKYNINCIDVDFRMRPPRYRRAHIRFLPGTDPKMVDYFKSKRFIPQYLASIKEVELSFIPKETQFFLTMDIDRSLQLFFNKQCIDLIDRNVKKTIHSLLNLCIVTGEYPIIRYSEPQPNQEKLTPATLLAKRIAFEFQTTLDNYAREHQDYPPPSQRPRAVCLITDRCLDLLSPVLHDFTYKSMVYDLVPDVDPATDVFNYTAENERGEQEEKTSRLLDLLDPDWAELKNQHIVDANEYLNAKIKEMIAKNPKLVDRSNVKTTTDLLSVVAHLKDFDEERRRMILHRTLIEKCLIINQERRLAESADLEQCCAGFGTDMDGERVKNVTYNLLEALNIKESNVIDKIRHIIVYALYRGGIIEQDLIKLLAFIGIGENHDFFSHFMLLFRNFDQLGFQLIKESPKNKPYKKEWFHDTIVKDSSVYNTSRYIPAIGNILAKIIANPLLVSEELFPYVKDKPIELLDEQSAEVSGYSVNVNSSASLRNPRHKAAWTKNNINQKRAPRQRFFYYIIGGVTNLEIKAIYEQSNLKNRDIFIGSDAIITPLSFLKSVENLTNDRKNLQLQDDAKERERPPDFMLEAFAPVAPPVSHALHLPKNPPPQSAPASTQSTQQSEASADGKSPEKKKRGKFSKLLKSKDKKK; translated from the coding sequence ATGTCTGATCTGATCGAATTACAAAGGAATAATCTGCTGAGTCTGCTTAGCGAGGTTCAAACTCCTCATAACGTTAAATTTCTGGTGATCGATGTAGAAGTGGAAAAGTTTCTTTCATATTTGTTCTCCAATCCTGGGGAATTGCTTAGACATGTTACCGGCGTGGATAGGATAGATTCTCCCAATAGGAAGGGACAATCATCAGTGGAAGCTGTCTATCTTTTGAAACCTAATAAGTATAACATCAACTGTATTGATGTTGACTTTAGAATGAGGCCTCCACGTTATAGACGGGCGCATATAAGGTTCTTACCAGGAACGGATCCGAAGATGGTAGATTACTTTAAATCTAAGCGGTTTATCCCTCAATATTTGGCTAGCATTAAGGAAGTTGAACTTTCTTTCATACCGAAGGAGACCCAATTCTTTTTAACAATGGATATCGATCGATCTTTACAACTGTTCTTTAACAAGCAATGTATCGATTTGATTGACAGAAACGTAAAGAAAACCATTCATTCATTGTTAAACTTGTGCATAGTTACTGGTGAATACCCCATCATTAGGTACTCGGAACCACAACCAAACCAGGAGAAATTGACCCCAGCAACTTTATTAGCAAAGAGGATCGCATTCGAATTCCAAACTACACTAGATAACTACGCTAGAGAACATCAAGATTACCCACCACCATCACAGAGGCCGAGGGCTGTTTGTCTTATCACAGACAGATGTTTAGACTTGTTGAGTCCAGTTTTACATGATTTTACTTATAAGTCCATGGTCTACGACTTGGTTCCTGATGTGGATCCAGCTACAGATGTGTTTAACTACACAGCCGAAAATGAAAGAGGtgaacaagaggaaaaaactTCCAGATTGCTGGATCTCTTGGACCCTGATTGGGCAGAACTGAAAAATCAACATATCGTAGATGCCAACGAGTATTTGAACGCCAAGATTAAAGAAATGATCGCTAAAAACCCAAAATTGGTGGATAGGTCTAATGTGAAAACCACAACAGATTTGTTGAGTGTGGTTGCTcatttaaaagattttgatgAGGAGAGAAGGAGAATGATTTTACATAGAACtttgattgaaaaatgtttgATAATCAATCAGGAAAGAAGATTAGCAGAATCAGCAGATTTAGAACAATGTTGCGCAGGTTTTGGTACCGATATGGACGGTGAAAGAGTTAAGAATGTCACTTATAATTTGTTAGAGGCCTTGAACATTAAGGAATCTAATGTTATTGATAAGATCCGTCACATCATTGTTTATGCCCTTTATCGTGGTGGTATAATTGAGCAAGATCTCATAAAACTATTGGCATtcattggtattggtgaaaatcACGATTTTTTTAGTCATTTCATGCTTCTCTTTAGGAACTTCGATCAACTAGGGTTCCAGCTAATTAAAGAGAGCCCCAAGAATAAACCTTACAAAAAAGAGTGGTTCCACGACACCATTGTCAAGGATTCATCGGTGTACAACACCTCCAGATACATCCCAGCTATAGGGAACATTTTAGCCAAAATTATAGCCAATCCATTGTTAGTGTCGGAAGAGCTTTTCCCATACGTTAAGGATaaaccaattgaattgCTGGATGAACAAAGTGCAGAAGTTTCCGGTTATTCAGTAAATGTAAATAGCTCCGCATCCTTAAGAAATCCGAGACATAAGGCAGCATGGACTAAAAACAATATAAATCAGAAGAGGGCCCCTAGACAGAGATTCTTTTACTACATTATCGGTGGTGTGACGAATCTCGAAATCAAAGCCATCTATGAACAGtcaaatttgaagaacagGGACATTTTCATCGGCAGTGATGCTATCATCACACCTCTTTCCTTCCTCAAAAGTGTGGAGAATTTGACCAATGACAGGAAGAATTTGCAATTGCAAGATGATGCaaaggaaagagaaagacCACCAGATTTCATGCTAGAAGCTTTCGCCCCGGTGGCGCCTCCAGTTTCGCATGCTTTACATTTACCaaaaaatccaccacctCAATCCGCTCCTGCTTCTACGCAATCCACTCAACAATCAGAAGCAAGTGCTGATGGTAAGTCTccagagaagaaaaaaagaggtAAATTTTCGAAACTTCTGAAATCCAAggacaagaagaaataa
- the ACF2 gene encoding endo-1,3(4)-beta-glucanase (similar to uniprot|Q07268 Saccharomyces cerevisiae YLR144C ACF2 Intracellular beta-1 3-endoglucanase expression is induced during sporulation may have a role in cortical actin cytoskeleton assembly), giving the protein MVYSRPPMPLPGSGNPPIPSISGEDNPPSYEEAVGGSPIPPPIPARNFEGSSAPPLPSRPPDLPQRPARPPGPPPGTFTRPDGPPPTPSRPVGPPPGTFTRPDGPPPTPSRPVGPPPGTFTRPDGPPPTPSRPAGPPPTPSRPNGPPPTPSRPAGPPPVGPRPGSAASTPVGNSTGPSETAKSIASAPPRTTNTAESSFTGGSLGTDDISRQMSQLDLDGCIDFDNVFPPAQPLDTFTRATHEVPIPVGLNNQGKPIETNKFYGNMLVSNQTNAVWTHPYSLWYCKENPFLGMAVAHCTAAQRVLGPDDGPPQFLFNPIGIKSFVFSSPEFVSEQETSLGFSHLKHMSAQVLLKKNESQFIHFPLVQGMGFVTAIYRNLVPRIQSAVAFRDFRPVGSSSSGQKYAVTLENGITWSLYVTGPPVQLNLVDPYTIIGNQRVQGTVFQLGADFKDEIDSAAGCFPMDCELKSSVQGNTGEYSFNYTVSGSSSSGSTLMYALPHHELSFTELMLPHRTASRLDSTVCGVMTGYITNSFHMRVEIPDKLAFEPFTTIPNAPSRPNYSPQVLETIKNAASQEVHGDVMNESHLDSMYFSGKALAKYAWILYCCHFILRDESLVSVLMPRLKQAMARFVTNSQVLPLKYDTTWGGIISSGTNSQDFGNSYYNDHHFHYSYHVITAAILGIVDREVGDKTWLSENRQWVETLIRDYANPSDKDQFFPVFRSFDWFNGHSWAKGLFESGDGKDQESSSEDVNASYSLKLWGLATQNTNLINIGNIQLGVLRTSLNSYFLYTDDNQIMPRELVANKVSGIKFENKIDHTTYFGNQLQYIQMIHAIPITPASSFVRSSKFVQEEWEQKLRPIVDAIDDGWKGIIMLNVALFDPNTSYAFFSSPNFTTKWLDGGQSWTWSLAYPGAFLN; this is encoded by the coding sequence ATGGTATATTCAAGACCTCCTATGCCTCTACCTGGTAGTGGTAATCCACCAATTCCATCTATAAGTGGTGAAGACAATCCACCCTCTTATGAAGAAGCCGTCGGAGGTTCACCAATTCCTCCTCCTATACCGGCGAGAAACTTCGAAGGTTCATCTGCACCGCCTTTACCATCGAGACCCCCTGATTTACCGCAACGTCCTGCTAGACCTCCAGGACCACCTCCTGGAACTTTTACTCGACCTGATGGACCTCCACCAACGCCCTCAAGACCTGTAGGACCACCACCTGGAACTTTCACTCGACCTGATGGACCTCCACCAACGCCCTCAAGACCTGTAGGACCACCACCTGGAACTTTCACTCGACCTGATGGACCTCCACCAACGCCATCACGACCCGCtggaccaccaccaacgCCCTCGAGACCTAATGGGCCTCCTCCAACTCCATCCAGACCAGCAGGTCCACCGCCTGTGGGACCTAGACCAGGCAGTGCCGCATCTACGCCCGTGGGCAATTCTACAGGACCATCAGAAACAGCAAAGAGTATTGCATCAGCACCACCAAGAACAACGAATACAGCAGAATCTTCATTCACTGGTGGTTCGTTAGGAACAGATGATATTTCAAGACAAATGTCACAATTGGACCTTGACGGATGCattgattttgataatgTATTCCCTCCAGCACAACCATTAGATACTTTTACAAGAGCTACACATGAAGTTCCTATACCCGTAGGGCTGAACAATCAGGGAAAACCTATTGAAACAAATAAATTCTATGGTAACATGCTCGTCAGTAATCAAACAAATGCCGTATGGACTCATCCATATTCACTGTGGTACTGCAAggaaaatccatttttagGTATGGCTGTTGCTCACTGCACCGCCGCCCAAAGGGTGTTAGGACCTGATGATGGGCCACCACAATTCCTATTCAATCCTATTGGTATCAAATCGTTTGTCTTCTCTTCACCAGAGTTCGTTAGTGAACAGGAAACTTCTTTGGGATTTAGCCATTTGAAGCATATGTCAGCCCAAGTATTactgaagaaaaatgagAGTCAATTCATTCACTTCCCTCTAGTGCAAGGTATGGGGTTTGTTACTGCCATTTATCGTAATTTGGTACCAAGAATTCAATCTGCAGTTGCCTTCAGAGATTTTAGGCCTGTAGGAAGCTCTAGTAGTGGACAAAAATATGCTGtaactttggaaaatgggATCACATGGTCGCTTTATGTCACAGGCCCACCGGTGCAATTAAATCTAGTCGATCCATATACCATCATTGGTAACCAAAGAGTGCAAGGAACTGTCTTCCAATTGGGAGctgatttcaaagatgaaattgactCGGCGGCAGGATGCTTCCCAATGGACTGCGAATTGAAAAGCAGTGTACAGGGAAATACAGGTGAATATTCATTCAATTACACAGTATCCGGTAGCTCATCGAGTGGTAGTACCTTGATGTATGCTCTTCCTCATCATGAATTATCATTCACTGAACTTATGTTGCCCCACAGAACTGCCTCCAGATTAGATTCTACGGTATGCGGCGTAATGACTGGTTACATCACCAATTCATTCCATATGAGAGTTGAAATACCTGATAAATTAGCTTTTGAACCATTTACTACAATCCCCAATGCACCCTCGAGGCCCAATTATTCTCCGCAAGTATTGGAAACTATTAAAAACGCTGCGTCTCAAGAGGTACACGGTGATGTGATGAATGAATCACATTTAGACTCAATGTACTTCTCAGGGAAGGCATTGGCTAAATACGCCTGGATACTTTACTGTTGTCATTTCATTCTCAGAGATGAATCACTAGTATCTGTTTTAATGCCACGTTTAAAACAAGCCATGGCTCGTTTTGTGACCAATAGTCAAGTTTTGCCGCTCAAATATGATACCACTTGGGGTGGTATCATATCTTCGGGTACCAATTCCCAAGACTTTGGTAATTCTTATTATAATGATCACCATTTCCACTATAGTTACCATGTAATTACAGCTGCTATCCTGGGAATAGTGGACAGAGAAGTAGGAGACAAGACCTGGTTATCGGAAAACAGACAATGGGTTGAAACCTTAATTAGAGATTATGCCAATCCATCAGAtaaagatcaatttttccccGTTTTCAGATCATTTGACTGGTTTAATGGACATTCTTGGGCCAAGGGTCTTTTTGAAAGCGGCGATGGTAAAGATCAAGAGTCAAGTTCTGAAGATGTCAATGCTTCATATTCCTTGAAACTGTGGGGGCTTGCTACTCAAAATAccaatttgatcaatatCGGTAATATCCAACTAGGTGTACTAAGAACTTCGTTAAACTCTTACTTCCTTTATACCGATGATAACCAAATTATGCCTAGAGAGCTAGTAGCCAATAAAGTGAGTGGCATTAAGTTTGAAAACAAAATTGATCATACCACGTATTTCGGTAATCAGTTGCAATATATTCAAATGATTCACGCTATCCCCATCACACCAGCATCATCATTTGTGAGAAGTTCCAAATTTGTACAGGAAGAGTGGGAACAAAAATTGAGACCCATTGTAGACGCAATTGACGACGGTTGGAAAGGTATCATTATGTTAAATGTCGCTCTGTTCGATCCAAACACTTCTTATGCATTCTTCAGCTCACCAAATTTTACTACTAAATGGCTAGATGGGGGACAAAGCTGGACTTGGTCATTAGCGTACCCAGGAGCATTTTTGAATTGA
- the RMP1 gene encoding Rmp1p (similar to gnl|GLV|KLLA0D17072g Kluyveromyces lactis KLLA0D17072g and weakly similar to YLR145W uniprot|Q12530 Saccharomyces cerevisiae YLR145W RMP1 Protein required for cell viability component of RNase MRP which is involved in RNA processing in mitochondria) — protein sequence MASNDEEHKRLYLLLLQESRILHLVYHRNKNQHQRAHWWKRMNMLKRNCDQVVKLLVGRRVRKLDELTRLYHLLHGFIKKQLTKTYQAFNNVIALGQFVTMGVVLVGILARVYSSYGKLLEIYESQFRDAGFIRVPSEKPMETKQFMESLIEEELGEAVPTEPIKTVPPEPTATKVPSAEGTRSKKKNSKKKKKSAIDSIFG from the coding sequence ATGGCTagtaatgatgaagagcACAAGAGGCTATACCTGCTACTATTGCAGGAGTCCAGGATCCTGCATCTGGTCTATCACAGGAACAAAAATCAGCATCAAAGAGCTCACTGGTGGAAAAGAATGAATATGCTCAAAAGGAATTGTGATCAGGTAGTTAAACTACTCGTAGGGAGAAGAGTGCGGAAATTGGATGAATTGACTCGCCTATACCATCTTTTACATGGTTTTATCAAGAAGCAGTTGACAAAGACATATCAAGCCTTTAATAATGTTATAGCTCTGGGACAATTTGTCACTATGGGTGTGGTACTTGTCGGTATTTTAGCAAGAGTGTATTCATCCTATGGAAAACTTCTAGAAATCTATGAATCACAATTTAGAGATGCTGGGTTTATCAGAGTACCGAGTGAGAAACCTATGGAGACTAAGCAATTTATGGAATCACTgatagaagaagaattgggcGAGGCAGTACCGACAGAGCCAATCAAAACTGTACCACCAGAACCAACTGCCACCAAAGTGCCATCTGCTGAGGGCACTAGGtctaagaagaaaaactccaagaagaagaagaaatctgCAATCGATAGCATATTTGGGTAA